GGCTACGTCTCGCGGCTGCGCGCCCTCGAGCCCGGTGACATCGTCGGCTTCTACGCGGGACTGCGGCGTCCGGGCGGTGACCGGGCCCACCGGTACCTGATCGGATACTTCACGGTCGACGACGTCGCGGTCGTCGCACCCGAGATGCCACTCGAGGAGCGGCGAGCGATCCTCGAGGCACACCCGAACAACGCCCACGCCAAGCGGGCGCGGGACGGCGACCTCTACCTCGAGAAGCCGGTCGTCGTCGTCGACGGCCGAGAGCCGGGCGGACTGTTCGATCGAGACCCGATTCGCCTCAGCGACTACTACGTGCGGGACGGAAACGTCCGGGCGCAGTACTACCTGCGCGAGGAGATCGAGTCCGCGTGGGACGTCCGCGCCGGCGGCGCGAACATGATGTTCAAGCCGGCCTACCGCTGTGGACTCTCCGGCGAGCGCTTCCGCGAACTGGTCGGAGTCCCCGGCGAGCGAGAGGGCGCGCACGCGGTCGTCGGCGACGGCTGATCGGCCGCTCACCCCTGCGGACCGCTCGAGGGGTGGCGAATCGATCGGTTTCATGTGGTGACAGATCGAACGATCCTCGCAGTGACCGACGACACGACCTCGAGACACGACCGCGTTCGCTCGCACCC
This DNA window, taken from Natronococcus sp. CG52, encodes the following:
- a CDS encoding Nmad3 family putative nucleotide modification protein, which gives rise to MTVVLAGVGADSTNLGALGPLYDDGGFEYVPIPEKTRETDETETLGSWSLRGDDGVAADLTTRIEPQPVRGGLEAVSGGDLASWPFHRDPNFEALTYGEHRTSGYVSRLRALEPGDIVGFYAGLRRPGGDRAHRYLIGYFTVDDVAVVAPEMPLEERRAILEAHPNNAHAKRARDGDLYLEKPVVVVDGREPGGLFDRDPIRLSDYYVRDGNVRAQYYLREEIESAWDVRAGGANMMFKPAYRCGLSGERFRELVGVPGEREGAHAVVGDG